The Streptomyces sp. NBC_00224 genome has a window encoding:
- a CDS encoding DUF881 domain-containing protein encodes MSSEDTPEQGPDRTPRPAAGSTPSVPEPPRADTPKEPGTPPASETPAPAPQEPSGPQQTGRQRLAAGLWPPRVTRAQLIVALLLFVLGLGLAIQVRSTSDNSALRGARQEDLVRILDELDSRTKRLEDEKQRLQGQRTELETSSNQAAEARKQTLEKERQLGILAGTVAAQGPGITLTIIDSKKAVEADKLLDTIQELRAAGAEAIQVNDVRVVANTYFSDADGGIEVDGRKVTAPYVFKVIGKPQDLEPALNIPGGVVQTLEKEQATATVVRSEKIVVDALRPAKRPDYARSSSR; translated from the coding sequence ATGAGCAGCGAAGACACCCCGGAGCAGGGACCGGATCGCACCCCGCGGCCCGCCGCCGGAAGTACTCCTTCCGTGCCGGAGCCCCCTCGGGCCGACACGCCGAAGGAGCCCGGGACGCCCCCGGCGTCCGAGACGCCCGCCCCCGCGCCCCAGGAGCCGTCGGGACCGCAGCAGACGGGCCGCCAGCGGCTGGCCGCGGGGCTGTGGCCGCCGCGGGTGACCCGGGCTCAACTGATCGTCGCCCTGCTGCTGTTCGTGCTCGGTCTGGGCCTGGCCATCCAGGTCCGCTCCACCAGCGACAACAGCGCGCTGCGCGGGGCCCGCCAGGAGGACCTGGTGCGCATCCTGGACGAGCTCGACTCCCGTACCAAGCGTCTTGAGGACGAGAAGCAGCGGCTGCAAGGGCAGCGCACCGAGCTGGAGACCAGCTCGAACCAGGCGGCGGAGGCGCGCAAGCAGACCCTGGAGAAGGAGCGTCAGCTGGGGATCCTGGCCGGCACGGTCGCGGCGCAGGGCCCCGGCATCACGCTGACCATCATCGACTCCAAGAAGGCGGTCGAGGCGGACAAACTCCTCGACACCATCCAGGAGCTGCGCGCCGCGGGCGCGGAGGCGATCCAGGTCAATGACGTCCGGGTGGTCGCCAACACGTACTTCTCGGACGCCGACGGGGGCATCGAGGTCGACGGCCGGAAGGTCACCGCTCCCTATGTCTTCAAGGTGATCGGGAAGCCACAGGATCTCGAACCCGCGCTCAACATCCCCGGCGGTGTGGTGCAGACTCTGGAGAAGGAGCAGGCCACGGCCACTGTGGTCCGTTCCGAGAAGATCGTCGTAGATGCCTTGCGACCTGCGAAGCGGCCTGACTACGCTCGGTCGTCCTCGCGGTGA
- a CDS encoding CDP-alcohol phosphatidyltransferase family protein — MEVQETRVQTDRVLTIPNILSMARLVGVPVFLWLILRPEFGGPKSDGWALLVLALSGVSDYLDGKLARRWNQISSLGRLLDPAADRLYILSTLVGLTWREILPVWVTAALLARELMLLVMVGILRRHGYPPPQVNFLGKAATFNLMYAFPLLLLSDGSGWLADLGAIFGWAFAGWGTTLYWWAGILYVVQVRRLVKADSAAD; from the coding sequence GTGGAGGTCCAGGAGACTCGCGTTCAGACGGACCGGGTGCTCACCATCCCCAACATCCTCAGCATGGCGCGTCTCGTCGGCGTACCCGTGTTCCTGTGGCTGATCCTCCGACCCGAGTTCGGCGGGCCCAAGAGTGATGGCTGGGCATTGCTCGTACTGGCGCTGAGCGGTGTCAGTGACTACCTGGACGGGAAGCTCGCCCGGCGCTGGAACCAGATCAGCAGTCTCGGCCGGCTCCTTGACCCGGCGGCCGACCGGCTGTACATCCTTTCCACGCTGGTCGGTCTCACCTGGCGGGAGATCCTGCCGGTTTGGGTGACCGCTGCCCTTTTGGCCCGGGAGCTGATGCTTCTGGTGATGGTGGGAATCCTCCGCAGGCACGGCTATCCGCCGCCGCAGGTGAACTTCCTGGGTAAGGCGGCCACGTTCAACCTCATGTACGCCTTCCCGTTGCTTCTGCTGAGCGACGGAAGCGGGTGGCTCGCCGATCTGGGAGCGATTTTCGGATGGGCGTTCGCCGGATGGGGTACAACTCTGTATTGGTGGGCAGGGATCCTGTATGTGGTTCAGGTCCGCCGGCTGGTGAAGGCGGACTCAGCGGCCGATTGA
- a CDS encoding DUF881 domain-containing protein, translated as MSQQPPVRSTPSPPSRPDASMSLLTNVMDHALDDGYAEATARRRAEGQEGMPRTLRAKLGLAAGLVLAAVVVTIGAAQARITAPVVAKERQELIGRVEAETKAADDLQKEVDSLRDEVGERQRKALEKHGGDQGELVALLSGATEVRGPGVKLVVDDAKSTESGGGGGPRENSSFSDTGRVRDRDMQRIVNGLWQSGAEAVAINGQRLTALSAIRAAGDAILVDNRPLVPPYTVLAVGDGKKLSTAFQDSADGQYLHVLQENYGIRTSISDQGEVRLPAAPSLIVRTAQPQATGAGRGAAATGKGTS; from the coding sequence ATGTCGCAGCAGCCCCCCGTTCGGAGCACGCCTTCTCCGCCGTCCCGCCCCGACGCGTCCATGTCGCTGCTGACCAATGTGATGGACCACGCGCTCGACGACGGGTACGCGGAGGCGACGGCCCGGCGCAGGGCCGAGGGCCAGGAGGGCATGCCCCGCACCCTGCGCGCGAAGCTCGGGCTGGCCGCCGGTCTGGTGCTCGCCGCCGTGGTGGTGACGATCGGCGCCGCGCAGGCGCGGATAACGGCACCGGTGGTCGCCAAGGAGCGCCAGGAGCTGATCGGGCGTGTGGAGGCGGAGACCAAGGCGGCGGACGACCTCCAGAAGGAGGTCGACTCGCTGCGCGACGAGGTCGGTGAACGCCAGCGCAAGGCGCTGGAGAAGCACGGCGGTGACCAGGGCGAACTGGTCGCGCTGCTGTCGGGAGCGACCGAGGTGCGCGGCCCCGGTGTGAAGCTGGTCGTCGACGACGCCAAGAGCACCGAGTCGGGCGGGGGTGGCGGTCCGCGCGAGAACAGCAGCTTCTCGGACACCGGCCGGGTCCGCGACCGGGACATGCAGCGCATCGTCAACGGGCTCTGGCAGTCCGGCGCCGAAGCCGTGGCCATCAATGGGCAGCGGCTGACCGCTCTTTCGGCGATCAGGGCGGCCGGCGACGCCATACTGGTCGACAACAGGCCGCTGGTGCCGCCGTACACGGTGCTCGCGGTGGGGGACGGGAAGAAACTCAGCACCGCCTTCCAGGACAGCGCCGACGGTCAGTATCTCCATGTGCTCCAGGAGAACTACGGCATCCGTACCAGCATTTCGGACCAGGGCGAGGTGCGCCTGCCGGCCGCGCCGAGCCTGATCGTACGTACAGCACAGCCGCAGGCCACGGGCGCCGGCAGGGGCGCGGCCGCCACAGGGAAAGGCACATCGTGA
- a CDS encoding FHA domain-containing protein, whose translation MFGGYGRCEDVRVGRCVDSGFVLPHGRVCFGQGESPVKLFAKLFGKSAREDGASGSARHRARGRGQAEEQGGERPLFRDEVGRPGGDIPGGPGASSVDPAGPGRIGFGESSSTGGGFTPDPYATSTHAVQPGQEDPSMPVCTRCGHSNAAASRFCSNCGAPLRPGAVPERAAETTSTISISGLEAYDSEVTGQTALPSLSPEAQAAVDALPLGSALLVVRRGPNSGSRFLLDGELTTAGRHPQSDIFLDDVTVSRRHVEFRRGADGRFTVSDVGSLNGTYVNRERIDSIDLSNGDEVQIGKYRLVFYASQRGV comes from the coding sequence CTGTTTGGCGGATACGGACGTTGTGAGGATGTCCGGGTCGGCCGGTGTGTTGATTCTGGGTTCGTCCTGCCCCACGGGCGGGTCTGTTTCGGTCAAGGGGAATCGCCCGTGAAGTTGTTTGCGAAGTTGTTCGGCAAGAGCGCACGTGAGGACGGTGCCAGCGGCTCCGCCCGGCATCGTGCCCGAGGCCGTGGACAGGCGGAGGAGCAGGGCGGCGAGCGCCCGCTGTTCCGCGATGAGGTGGGCCGCCCCGGTGGTGACATTCCGGGCGGTCCGGGCGCGTCTTCTGTTGACCCTGCCGGTCCCGGCCGCATAGGTTTCGGGGAATCGTCAAGTACGGGTGGAGGGTTTACGCCCGATCCGTATGCGACCAGCACCCACGCGGTCCAGCCGGGACAGGAGGATCCGTCCATGCCGGTGTGTACGAGGTGCGGGCACAGCAATGCGGCGGCGAGCCGTTTCTGCTCCAACTGTGGCGCGCCGCTGCGCCCGGGCGCGGTTCCCGAGCGTGCCGCGGAGACCACGTCGACGATCTCGATCTCCGGCCTGGAGGCGTACGACTCCGAGGTGACGGGCCAGACGGCACTGCCGTCGCTGTCGCCGGAGGCGCAGGCCGCTGTCGACGCGCTGCCGCTGGGCTCCGCCCTCCTGGTGGTGCGCCGCGGACCGAACTCGGGCAGCCGCTTCCTGCTGGACGGCGAGCTGACCACGGCGGGCCGGCATCCGCAGAGCGACATCTTCCTCGACGACGTGACCGTGTCGCGCCGTCATGTGGAGTTCCGTCGCGGCGCGGACGGCCGTTTCACCGTCTCGGACGTCGGCAGCCTCAACGGTACGTATGTGAACCGGGAGCGGATCGACTCGATCGACCTGTCCAACGGCGACGAGGTGCAGATCGGGAAGTACCGCCTGGTGTTCTACGCGAGCCAGCGCGGCGTCTGA
- a CDS encoding sugar phosphate nucleotidyltransferase, protein MKAVVMAGGEGTRLRPMTSSMPKPLLPVVNRPIMEHVLRLLKRHGLNETVVTVQFLASLVRNYFGDGEELGMELTYANEEKPLGTAGSVKNAEEALKDDAFLVISGDALTDFDLTDLINFHKEKGALVTVCLTRVPNPLEFGITIVDEEGKVERFLEKPTWGQVFSDTVNTGIYVMEPEVFDYVDADVSVDWSGDVFPQLMKEGKPIYGYVAEGYWEDVGTHESYVKAQADVLEGKVDVDIDGFEISPGVWVAEGAEVHPDAVLRGPLYIGDYAKVEAGVEIREHTVIGSNVVVKTGAFLHKAVVHDNVYIGQHSNLRGCVIGRNTDIMRSSRIEDGAVIGDECLVGEESIIQGNVRVYPFKTIEAGAFVNTSVIWESRGQAHLFGARGVSGILNVEITPELAVRLAGAYATTLKKGATVTTARDHSRGARALKRAVISALQASAIDVRDLENVPLPVARQQTARGSAGGIMIRTSLGVPDSVDIMFFDERGADLSQAGQRKLDRVYARQEYRRAFPGEIGDLQFPSSVFDSYTGSLLRKVDTTGVAEAGLKVVVDASNGSAGLVLPSLLGRLQVDSLTINPGLDESRPTETADGRRAGLVRLGEIVASARAAFGVRFDPVGEKLSLVDERGRIVEDDRALLVMLDLVAAERRSGRVALPVTTTRIAEQVAAYHGTQVEWTTTSPDDLTRVGREESTIFGGDGRGGFIIPEFSSVFDGAAAFVRLIGLVARTQLTLSQIDSRIPRAHVLRRDLATPWAVKGMVMRRVVEAAGDRSVDTTDGVRVVEADGRWVMVLPDPAEAVTHLWAEGPDDASAQALLDEWSAIVDSAGH, encoded by the coding sequence ATGAAGGCCGTCGTGATGGCCGGTGGCGAAGGAACACGCCTTCGCCCCATGACCTCAAGCATGCCCAAGCCGCTCCTGCCGGTGGTAAACCGGCCGATCATGGAGCATGTGCTGCGGCTGCTCAAGCGGCATGGGCTCAATGAGACCGTCGTAACCGTGCAGTTCCTGGCCTCGCTGGTCAGGAACTATTTCGGCGACGGCGAGGAGCTCGGGATGGAGCTCACCTATGCCAATGAGGAGAAGCCCCTCGGTACCGCGGGCAGCGTCAAGAACGCCGAGGAGGCCCTGAAGGACGATGCCTTTCTCGTCATCTCGGGTGACGCCCTCACCGACTTCGATCTGACGGATCTCATCAACTTCCACAAGGAGAAGGGCGCGCTGGTCACGGTGTGCCTGACCCGGGTGCCCAACCCGCTGGAATTCGGCATCACCATCGTCGATGAAGAGGGAAAGGTCGAGCGCTTCCTGGAGAAGCCGACCTGGGGCCAGGTCTTCTCGGACACGGTGAACACCGGAATCTATGTGATGGAGCCGGAGGTTTTCGACTATGTCGACGCCGATGTGTCCGTCGACTGGTCCGGTGATGTCTTCCCTCAGCTGATGAAGGAGGGCAAGCCCATCTACGGCTATGTCGCGGAGGGCTACTGGGAGGACGTCGGCACGCACGAGAGCTATGTGAAGGCGCAGGCCGACGTGCTCGAAGGCAAGGTCGATGTCGACATCGACGGCTTCGAGATCTCGCCCGGCGTCTGGGTCGCCGAGGGCGCGGAGGTCCATCCGGACGCGGTGCTGCGCGGCCCGCTCTACATCGGCGACTACGCCAAGGTCGAAGCCGGTGTGGAGATCCGCGAGCACACGGTCATCGGGTCCAATGTCGTCGTCAAGACCGGGGCCTTCCTCCACAAGGCCGTCGTCCACGACAACGTCTACATCGGGCAGCACAGCAATCTGCGCGGCTGTGTGATCGGCAGGAACACCGACATCATGCGGTCGTCCCGGATCGAGGACGGCGCCGTTATCGGGGACGAGTGCCTGGTCGGTGAAGAATCGATCATTCAGGGCAATGTCCGGGTCTATCCGTTCAAGACCATCGAGGCGGGTGCGTTCGTCAACACCTCGGTGATCTGGGAGTCGCGCGGCCAGGCCCATCTCTTCGGGGCGCGCGGTGTCTCCGGCATCCTCAATGTGGAGATCACCCCGGAGCTGGCGGTGCGGCTGGCCGGTGCGTACGCCACGACCCTGAAGAAGGGCGCGACCGTCACGACGGCGCGCGACCACTCGCGCGGGGCGCGCGCCCTGAAGCGGGCGGTGATCTCGGCCCTCCAGGCCAGTGCCATCGACGTACGGGACCTGGAGAACGTACCGCTGCCGGTGGCCAGACAGCAGACCGCGCGGGGCAGCGCCGGCGGGATCATGATCCGGACCTCACTGGGTGTGCCGGACTCCGTGGACATCATGTTCTTCGACGAGCGGGGCGCGGACCTCTCGCAGGCCGGGCAGCGCAAGCTGGACCGGGTGTACGCACGTCAGGAGTACCGGCGGGCGTTCCCCGGCGAGATCGGGGACCTGCAGTTCCCGAGCAGCGTCTTCGACTCGTACACAGGCTCCTTGCTGCGCAAGGTCGACACGACGGGTGTCGCGGAGGCCGGTCTCAAGGTCGTGGTCGACGCGTCCAACGGCAGCGCGGGGCTGGTCCTGCCCAGTCTGCTCGGGCGGCTCCAGGTGGACTCGCTCACCATCAACCCGGGGCTCGACGAGTCGCGGCCGACCGAGACGGCGGACGGGCGGCGTGCCGGTCTGGTGCGGCTCGGGGAGATCGTGGCCTCGGCCCGGGCCGCGTTCGGTGTGCGGTTCGACCCGGTCGGGGAGAAGCTGTCGCTGGTCGACGAGCGCGGGCGGATCGTCGAGGACGACCGGGCGCTCCTGGTGATGCTCGATCTCGTGGCGGCCGAGCGGCGCAGCGGGCGGGTGGCGCTGCCGGTGACCACGACCCGTATCGCCGAGCAGGTCGCCGCGTACCACGGCACGCAGGTGGAGTGGACGACCACGTCGCCCGACGACCTCACGCGCGTGGGCCGTGAGGAGTCGACCATCTTCGGCGGCGACGGGCGTGGCGGGTTCATCATTCCCGAGTTCAGCAGCGTCTTCGACGGCGCCGCCGCCTTCGTACGGCTGATCGGCCTGGTGGCGCGGACGCAGCTGACGCTCAGTCAGATCGATTCGCGGATACCGCGCGCGCATGTACTGCGCCGGGACCTGGCGACGCCGTGGGCGGTCAAGGGCATGGTCATGCGGCGGGTGGTCGAGGCGGCCGGGGACCGGTCGGTGGACACGACCGACGGCGTACGGGTCGTCGAGGCCGACGGCCGGTGGGTGATGGTGCTGCCCGACCCGGCCGAGGCGGTCACCCATCTGTGGGCCGAGGGGCCCGACGACGCCTCCGCGCAGGCGCTGCTCGACGAGTGGTCCGCGATCGTGGACAGCGCAGGTCACTGA
- a CDS encoding small basic family protein — MIAVLGLVVGVVVGLLVRPEVPAVVEPYLPIAVVAALDAVFGGLRAMLDGIFVDKVFVVSFLSNVVVAALIVFLGDKLGVGAQLSTGVVVVLGIRIFSNAAAIRRHVFRA; from the coding sequence GTGATCGCCGTACTTGGCCTCGTCGTGGGAGTCGTGGTCGGACTTTTGGTCCGGCCCGAGGTGCCTGCGGTGGTCGAGCCGTATCTGCCCATCGCCGTCGTCGCCGCGCTGGACGCGGTCTTCGGCGGTCTGCGGGCCATGCTCGACGGCATCTTCGTCGACAAGGTCTTCGTGGTGTCCTTCCTGTCGAACGTCGTCGTGGCGGCGCTGATCGTGTTCCTCGGTGACAAGTTGGGCGTGGGCGCGCAGCTGTCGACCGGTGTGGTCGTCGTGCTCGGCATCCGGATCTTCTCCAACGCCGCGGCCATCCGCCGGCACGTCTTCCGGGCGTGA